From one Candidatus Rokuibacteriota bacterium genomic stretch:
- a CDS encoding glucose 1-dehydrogenase produces the protein MKRFDLSGRVAIVTGGNGGIGLGMARGMGEAGAHLVVAARNRDKNVRAVKELEALGAQAIAVEVDVTQEAAVASLMAATLERCGRLDILVNNAGTNIRKPPETYTLEEWRLILETNLTSAFLCSKAAYPHLVKAGGGKIINVGSMLSIFGASFGAVYGASKGGIVQLTKALAVAWAKDRIQVNAILPGWIDTDLTKQARKDVPGLNERVLARTPAGRWGVPDDLAGLAVFLASSASDFVTGTAIPVDGGFSTQML, from the coding sequence ATGAAGCGTTTTGACCTCAGCGGGAGGGTAGCGATCGTCACAGGGGGTAACGGGGGGATCGGGCTCGGCATGGCCCGGGGTATGGGCGAGGCCGGGGCCCACCTGGTGGTGGCGGCGCGAAACCGCGACAAAAACGTCCGGGCCGTCAAGGAGCTTGAAGCCCTCGGCGCTCAGGCTATCGCGGTCGAGGTGGATGTGACCCAGGAGGCCGCGGTGGCGTCCCTCATGGCCGCCACGCTGGAGCGCTGCGGCCGGCTCGACATCCTGGTGAACAACGCCGGGACCAACATTCGCAAGCCCCCCGAGACCTACACGCTCGAGGAGTGGCGGCTGATCCTCGAGACGAACCTGACCTCGGCCTTCCTCTGCTCAAAAGCGGCGTACCCGCACCTGGTGAAGGCGGGCGGCGGGAAGATCATCAACGTGGGCTCCATGCTGTCGATCTTCGGCGCCTCCTTCGGCGCCGTCTATGGCGCGTCCAAGGGCGGCATCGTCCAGCTCACCAAAGCCCTGGCCGTGGCCTGGGCCAAGGACCGGATTCAGGTCAACGCGATCCTGCCGGGCTGGATCGACACCGACCTGACGAAGCAGGCGCGCAAGGACGTGCCGGGGCTCAACGAGCGCGTCCTGGCGCGGACGCCGGCCGGGCGCTGGGGAGTCCCCGACGATCTCGCGGGCCTCGCCGTGTTCCTCGCCAGCTCCGCATCCGACTTCGTCACCGGCACCGCGATTCCCGTGGACGGCGGGTTTTCCACCCAGATGCTGTAG
- a CDS encoding response regulator yields MSKRILVVEDQEDNRRIVRDLLTSAGYEMIEATTGEEGIALAEGHRPDLILMDIQLPGLDGYEATRRIKANPALRGIPVIAVTSYALSGDDARAFEAGCDAYVAKPFSPRALLAKIREFVP; encoded by the coding sequence ATGAGCAAGCGGATCCTGGTGGTCGAGGACCAGGAGGACAACCGCCGGATCGTCCGCGACCTGCTCACGAGCGCGGGCTACGAGATGATCGAGGCGACCACCGGGGAGGAGGGCATCGCCCTGGCGGAGGGGCACCGCCCCGATCTGATCCTCATGGACATCCAGCTCCCCGGCCTCGACGGCTACGAGGCCACCCGCCGCATCAAGGCCAACCCCGCGCTGCGCGGGATCCCGGTCATCGCGGTGACGTCGTACGCCCTGAGCGGTGACGATGCCAGAGCGTTCGAGGCCGGCTGCGATGCCTACGTGGCGAAGCCGTTCAGCCCGCGGGCGCTGCTGGCCAAGATCCGCGAGTTCGTGCCGTAG
- a CDS encoding response regulator: MRTPPRILVVDDNLMNVEIIQSRLAVHGYEILTAADGEEALAVARAAQPDLILLDVMMPKLDGTEVCRRLRADASFPFTPIILVTAKADSRDVVAGLEAGADEYLTKPVDQAALVARVKSMLRIKALHDTVQEQASRLEAQAAELAAFNRTLEQRVAAQLAELERVGRLKRFLSPQLAELVMSAGDEKLLESHRREITVVFCDLRGFTAFAETAEPEEVMGVLREYHAAMGELIFRFEGTLERFAGDGMMVFFNDPLPCPDPAARAVRMAVAMRERVGEMSAGWRKRGHQLAFGVGIALGYATLGKIGFEGRFDYGAIGTVTNLAARLCDEARGGQILVSQRVYAVVEDVAEVELVGELALKGFLKPVAAFSVVRLKE; encoded by the coding sequence GTGAGAACGCCGCCGCGGATCCTGGTCGTCGATGACAATCTCATGAACGTGGAGATTATCCAGAGCCGCCTCGCGGTCCACGGCTACGAGATCCTCACAGCGGCCGACGGCGAGGAGGCGCTGGCTGTCGCTCGGGCTGCCCAGCCGGACCTGATCCTGCTCGACGTCATGATGCCCAAGCTGGACGGGACCGAGGTCTGCCGACGGCTCAGGGCCGATGCCTCCTTTCCGTTCACCCCGATCATCCTGGTCACCGCCAAGGCCGACTCCAGGGATGTCGTGGCCGGTCTCGAGGCGGGGGCCGACGAATACCTGACGAAGCCCGTGGACCAGGCCGCGCTGGTCGCCAGGGTCAAGTCCATGCTGCGGATCAAGGCCCTCCACGACACCGTCCAGGAACAGGCCTCGCGCCTCGAAGCGCAGGCGGCGGAGCTTGCAGCGTTCAACCGGACCCTGGAGCAGCGCGTCGCGGCGCAACTGGCCGAGCTCGAGCGGGTCGGCCGGCTCAAGCGCTTCCTCTCCCCCCAGCTCGCCGAGCTCGTGATGTCCGCCGGCGACGAGAAGTTATTAGAATCCCACCGGCGCGAGATCACCGTAGTCTTCTGCGACCTGCGCGGCTTCACCGCGTTCGCCGAGACCGCGGAGCCCGAAGAGGTGATGGGCGTGCTCAGGGAGTACCATGCCGCGATGGGGGAGCTGATCTTCCGCTTCGAGGGGACGCTGGAACGGTTTGCCGGCGATGGCATGATGGTCTTCTTCAACGATCCGCTCCCCTGCCCGGACCCGGCCGCGCGCGCCGTTCGGATGGCCGTGGCGATGCGCGAGCGCGTGGGCGAGATGAGCGCGGGGTGGCGGAAGCGCGGCCACCAGCTCGCCTTCGGGGTCGGGATCGCCCTCGGCTATGCCACCCTCGGAAAGATCGGCTTCGAAGGCCGGTTCGACTACGGGGCGATCGGTACCGTGACGAATCTCGCCGCTCGCCTATGCGACGAGGCCCGGGGCGGGCAGATCCTCGTGAGCCAGCGGGTCTACGCGGTGGTCGAGGACGTCGCGGAGGTGGAGCTGGTCGGGGAGCTCGCGCTCAAGGGCTTCCTCAAGCCCGTCGCCGCTTTCAGCGTCGTCCGTCTGAAGGAGTAG
- a CDS encoding TlpA family protein disulfide reductase, with amino-acid sequence MPSVNKLYSDLKGRGFEVLLINFREPPELVKRTVKERGYVAPVLLDQSGEVTGKAYGVWGPPTGYFVDRRGRLVGRVAGPRSWDSPAARNFILALLEAPAKR; translated from the coding sequence TTGCCTTCCGTCAACAAACTCTATAGCGACCTTAAGGGGAGGGGATTCGAAGTTCTCCTGATTAACTTCCGGGAGCCGCCGGAACTGGTGAAGCGTACCGTCAAAGAGCGTGGCTACGTTGCCCCTGTGCTGCTCGATCAGAGCGGCGAGGTAACGGGCAAGGCGTACGGTGTCTGGGGCCCACCGACCGGGTACTTCGTTGACCGGCGCGGGAGGCTCGTTGGACGCGTTGCGGGGCCGCGCAGTTGGGATAGCCCGGCGGCCCGCAATTTCATCCTGGCGCTGCTCGAAGCGCCAGCGAAACGCTGA
- a CDS encoding 3-hydroxyacyl-CoA dehydrogenase, translating to MRISQTTAVVTGGASGLGRATAERIVAGGGRAVLLDLPTSKGAETAEALGKQALFAAADVTSPEQVEAALTLATERFGPITVLVNCAGVAAAVRTATRGGPHPLDVFAFTIQVNLIGTFNCIRLAAARMMQNEPNEEGERGVIINTASVAAFDGQVGQAAYSASKGGIVGMTLPVARDLAGYGIRVMTIAPGVFETPMAGMLPDKARDSLIEQIQFPKRLGRPSEYAALVAHILENVKLNGETIRLDGALRLAPR from the coding sequence ATGAGGATTTCCCAGACCACAGCCGTGGTGACCGGAGGGGCATCCGGGCTCGGGCGCGCAACCGCCGAGCGAATCGTCGCCGGAGGTGGCCGCGCCGTCCTTCTGGATCTTCCGACCTCAAAGGGCGCCGAGACGGCCGAAGCGCTGGGAAAGCAGGCGCTTTTCGCGGCGGCGGACGTCACCAGCCCCGAGCAGGTCGAGGCGGCGCTCACGCTGGCGACGGAGCGCTTCGGGCCGATCACCGTCCTCGTCAACTGCGCGGGCGTGGCCGCGGCGGTGCGCACCGCGACGCGGGGCGGACCGCACCCGCTCGACGTCTTCGCGTTCACGATTCAGGTCAACCTGATCGGCACATTCAACTGCATCCGGCTCGCGGCCGCCCGGATGATGCAGAACGAGCCGAACGAGGAAGGGGAGCGTGGCGTCATCATCAACACGGCGTCGGTGGCGGCCTTCGACGGCCAGGTCGGCCAGGCTGCCTATTCGGCGTCCAAGGGCGGCATTGTCGGGATGACGCTCCCGGTCGCCCGCGACCTGGCGGGCTACGGCATCCGGGTGATGACCATCGCCCCGGGTGTCTTCGAGACGCCCATGGCCGGCATGCTCCCCGACAAGGCGCGCGACTCGCTCATCGAGCAGATCCAGTTCCCCAAGCGCCTGGGGCGCCCGTCGGAGTACGCGGCCCTCGTCGCCCACATCCTGGAGAACGTCAAGCTCAACGGAGAGACGATCCGGCTCGACGGCGCGCTCCGGCTGGCGCCCCGCTAA
- a CDS encoding HAMP domain-containing histidine kinase yields the protein MRPPAPPAGHPRADSHVLNAILGYTKLVLDNIYGDVPRKARDAMDRVEKNGHHLLGLINDVLDLTKLEAGQLALALTDYSLKDVVQAVMTSLQPLAAEKRLALKAAVSADLPRARGDEQRITQVLLNLVGNAIKFTDAGEVRLEATVSDGTFLVSVADTGPGIAPADQQKIFEELQQVDSSSTRRKGGMGVGLSIAKRIIELHRGRIWVESHAGRGSTFRITLPVRVEHQEIHAPGPR from the coding sequence ATGCGCCCGCCGGCTCCACCAGCAGGCCATCCTCGTGCTGACAGTCATGTTCTGAATGCCATCCTCGGCTACACGAAGCTGGTCCTGGACAACATCTATGGGGACGTGCCTCGGAAGGCTCGGGACGCGATGGACCGGGTGGAGAAGAACGGCCACCATCTCCTCGGCCTCATCAACGACGTCCTCGATCTCACCAAGCTGGAGGCGGGACAGCTTGCCCTCGCCCTCACGGACTACTCCCTCAAGGACGTCGTTCAGGCGGTCATGACGTCCCTGCAACCCCTGGCGGCCGAGAAACGCCTGGCGCTGAAAGCCGCAGTGTCCGCGGACCTGCCACGCGCGAGGGGCGACGAACAGCGTATCACCCAGGTGCTGCTGAACCTCGTCGGGAACGCGATCAAGTTCACCGATGCCGGTGAGGTCCGCTTGGAGGCGACGGTGTCCGATGGGACGTTCCTGGTCTCGGTGGCTGACACGGGACCGGGGATCGCGCCCGCGGATCAGCAGAAGATCTTCGAGGAGTTGCAGCAGGTCGACAGTTCCAGCACCCGGAGGAAGGGCGGAATGGGCGTCGGGCTCTCGATCGCCAAACGCATCATCGAGCTGCACCGCGGGCGCATCTGGGTGGAGTCCCACGCAGGCAGGGGCTCCACCTTCCGGATCACGCTGCCCGTTCGTGTGGAACACCAGGAAATTCACGCTCCCGGTCCGCGCTGA